The following proteins are co-located in the Triticum aestivum cultivar Chinese Spring chromosome 1A, IWGSC CS RefSeq v2.1, whole genome shotgun sequence genome:
- the LOC123154591 gene encoding nicotianamine aminotransferase A, which yields MATVRQSNGHGEAAAANGKSNGHAAANGKSNGHAAAAADWNFAGGKDGILARTGAKNSIRAIRYKISASVEESGPRPVLPLAHGDPSVFPAFRTAVEAEDAVAAALRTGQFSCYAAGVGLPAARRAVAEHLSQGVPYKLSADDIFLTAGGTQAIEVIIPVLAQTAGANILLPRPGYPNYEARAAFNKLEVRHFDLIPEKGWEIDIDSLESIADKNTTAMLIINPNNPCGSVYSYDHLAKVAEVARKLGILVIADEVYGKLVLGSAPFIPMGVFGHIAPVLSIGSLSKSWIVPGWRLGWVAVYDPTKILEETRISTSITNYLNVSTDPATFVQAALPQILENTKEDFFKRIIGLLKESSEICYREIKENKYITCPHKPEGSMFVMVKLNLHLLEAIHDDIDFCCKLAKEESVILCPGSVLGMENWVRITFACVPSSLQDGLERIKSFCQRNKKKNSINGC from the exons ATGGCCACGGTACGCCAGAGCAACGGCCACggtgaggccgccgccgccaacggcAAGAGCAACGGGCACGCCGCCGCGAACGGCAAGAGCAACGGCcatgccgcggcggcggcggattggAATTTCGCGGGGGGCAAGGACGGCATCCTGGCGAGGACGGGGGCCAAGAACAGCATCCGGGCGATACGGTACAAGATCAGCGCGAGCGTGGAGGAGAGCGGGCCAAGGCCCGTGCTGCCGCTGGCCCACGGGGACCCGTCCGTGTTCCCGGCCTTCCGCACGGCCGTCGAGGccgaggacgccgtcgccgccgcgctgCGCACCGGGCAGTTCAGCTGCTACGCCGCCGGCGTCGGCCTGCCCGCCGCACGAAG AGCTGTAGCAGAGCACTTGTCACAGGGCGTGCCCTACAAGCTATCGGCCGACGACATCTTCCTCACCGCCGGTGGAACTCAAGCGATCGAGGTCATAATCCCGGTCCTGGCCCAAACTGCCGGCGCCAACATCCTGCTCCCCAGGCCAGGCTACCCGAACTACGAGGCGCGCGCGGCGTTCAACAAGCTGGAGGTTCGGCATTTCGACCTTATCCCCGAGAAGGGGTGGGAGATCGACATCGACTCGCTGGAGTCCATCGCCGACAAGAACACAACCGCGATGCTCATCATAAACCCAAACAATCCGTGCGGCAGCGTTTACTCCTACGACCATTTGGCCAAG GTCGCGGAGGTGGCGAGAAAGCTCGGAATATTGGTGATTGCTGATGAGGTGTACGGCAAGCTGGTTCTGGGCAGCGCCCCATTTATCCCCATGGGCGTCTTCGGGCACATTGCCCCTGTCTTGTCCATCGGATCTCTGTCCAAGTCATGGATAGTGCCCGGATGGCGACTTGGATGGGTGGCGGTGTACGACCCCACAAAGATTTTAGAGGAAACTAGG ATCTCTACATCTATTACGAATTACCTTAACGTCTCAACGGACCCAGCAACCTTCGTCCAG GCTGCTCTTCCTCAAATTCTTGAGAACACAAAAGAAGATTTCTTTAAGAGGATTATTGGTCTACTAAAGGAATCATCAGAGATATGTTATAGAGAAATAAAGGAAAATAAATACATTACATGTCCTCACAAGCCAGAAGGATCGATGTTTGTAATG GTGAAACTAAACTTACATCTTTTGGAGGCGATCCATGATGACATTGATTTTTGTTGCAAGCTCGCAAAGGAAGAATCAGTAATTTTATGTCCAG GGAGTGTTTTGGGAATGGAAAATTGGGTCCGCATTACTTTTGCTTGCGTTCCATCTTCTCTTCAAGATGGTCTTGAAAGGATCAAATCATTCTGtcaaaggaacaagaagaagaattcaataaatgGTTGTTAG